The Penicillium oxalicum strain HP7-1 chromosome IV, whole genome shotgun sequence genome contains a region encoding:
- a CDS encoding Ribosome assembly protein rrb1, producing MSKRSADAADEQSAALKAGERPMVDAPADEVGEFEDEFEDEFESEDEILEAGVDGRPDAEREEEEREAMDVDKQTFIPGRTKLAPGETLSPDPSTYDMLHTLSTPWPCLSFDIVRDSLGDNRKTFPATVYAVAGTQAEGSRAKDNELMVLKMSSLSKMERDGEDSDEESDSDDDMGEPILEHKSIPLGSTTNRIRCHQTPSQSADYSKPPQTLTATMLENSQVLIHDVTAHLASFDVPGTVLPPSASKPLSTLRMHKAEGYALDWSPLQPLGKLLTGDNDGLIYATTRTEGGGWVTDTRPFTGHQSSVEELQWSPNEKNVFASASSDGSVKVWDVRSKSRKPAVDVHISNTDVNVMSWSNQTFHLLATGADDGQWAVWDLRHWKPNNAGRIRASPVASFDFHKEPVTSIEWHPTDDSVVAVGSADNTVTLWDLAVELDDEESRQAGMADIPPQLLFVHYMESVKEVHWQEQMPGTLMATGGNGFSVFKTISV from the exons ATGTCCAAAAGATCGGCAGATGCTGCGGACGAGCAGTCGGCTGCGCTCAAGGCCGGCGAGCGCCCAATGGTGGATGCGCCGGCTGACGAAGTGGGGGAGTTTGAGGACGAATTTGAAGATGAGTTTGAGAGCGAGGATGAGATCCTCGAGGCTGGCGTCGACGGTCGCCCGGATGCTGAgcgggaggaggaagagcgag AGGCGATGGATGTCGACAAACAGACCTTTATTCCTGGACGGACAAAATTGGCGCCAGGAGAGACTCTTTCGCCCGATCCGTCCACCTATGATATGTTGCACACTCTCAGCACGCCCTGGCCTTGCCTGTCCTTCGACATTGTGCGCGACTCGCTCGGTGACAACCGGAAGACTTTCCCTGCTACCGTCTACGCCGTGGCAGGCACCCAAGCCGAGGGCTCCCGCGCCAAGGACAACGAATTGATGGTGCTCAAGATGAGCAGCTTGAGTAAGATGGAGCGAGACGGAGAGGACTCCGACGAAGAGTCCGACTCGGACGACGACATGGGCGAGCCCATCCTTGAGCACAAGTCGATCCCACTAGGCTCAACGACCAACCGCATTCGCTGCCACCAGACCCCCTCGCAGTCAGCAGATTACTCAAAACCCCCTCAAACCCTGACTGCAACCATGCTGGAGAATTCTCAAGTTCTGATCCACGACGTCACCGCGCATCTCGCCAGCTTTGATGTCCCGGGAACGGTCCTCCCGCCCTCGGCGTCCAAGCCTCTGTCCACGCTGCGCATGCACAAGGCCGAGGGCTATGCTTTGGACTGGTCGCCATTACAGCCTCTGGGGAAGCTCTTGACTGGTGACAACGACGGTCTGATCTATGCGACTACTCGAACCGAAGGCGGAGGCTGGGTGACCGACACCCGACCTTTTACCGGTCATCAATCATCTGTCGAGGAGCTGCAATGGTCCCCCAACGAGAAGAACGTGTTTGCGTCCGCGAGCAGTGACGGTAGTGTCAAGGTTTGGGATGTACGGTCCAAGTCTCGCAAGCCGGCTGTGGATGTGCACATTTCCAACACTGATGTCAACGTCATGAGCTGGTCGAATCAGACCTTCCACCTGTTGGCAACCGGCGCAGATGATGGACAATGGGCGGTCTGGGACTTGCGCCACTGGAAACCTAACAATGCTGGGCGGATTCGCGCCTCTCCAGTTGCCTCCTTTGACTTCCACAAGGAGCCCGTCACCAGCATTGAGTGGCACCCCACGGATGACAGTGTTGTGGCTGTTGGCTCTGCTGACAACACCGTCACTTTGTGGGATCTGGCAGTCGAGCTggatgacgaggaaagcCGACAGGCAGGCATGGCCGATATTCCTCCTCAATTGCTCTTTGTTCACTACATGGAGTCGGTCAAGGAGGTACACTGGCAAGAGCAGATGCCGGGTACGCTAATGGCGACCGGTGGTAACGGCTTCAG TGTCTTCAAGACTATCAGTGTCTAG
- a CDS encoding Septum-promoting GTP-binding protein 1 — translation MDPLQDPASGAPADAELPHAVEEAAVAEAPVSQESGPSEQQTLDDSAPAPVHVNVEESDPVNQTSGRGAIDNGYNSDSKAHYHSRSTDFHHSAPEYTHEDADASARLTSSPSVSHHTQPHHPRPGSGFSSGPERQSLSQQPQTADSSQRQAASSSKNSVVIKVGMVGDAQIGKTSLMVKYVEGSWDEDYIQTLGVNFMEKTISIRNTEITFSIWDLGGQREFVNMLPLVCNDAVAILFMFDLTRKSTLNSIKEWYRQGRGFNKTAIPFLVGTKYDHFVNFPREDQEEISLQAKRFAKAMKASLIFSSTSHSINVQKVFLITHLVSLGDSTNVHQIFKIVLAKAFDLKCTIPEIENIGEPLLLYKNA, via the exons ATGGATCCGCTGCAAGATCCTGCTTCCGGGGCCCCCGCGGATGCGGAGCTGCCTCATGCTGTGGAGGAAGCTGCAGTGGCCGAGGCTCCAGTATCGCAGGAATCCGGCCCATCTGAGCAGCAGACCCTTGACGACTCGGCGCCGGCGCCTGTTCATGTGAATGTCGAGGAATCTGATCCCGTCAACCAGACCAGTGGTCGTGGAGCCATCGACAATGGCTACAACAGTGACTCCAAGGCACACTACCACTCGCGGTCAACAGACTTCCACCATTCGGCTCCTGAATATACACATGAAGATGCCGATGCGTCTGCTCGTCTCACCTCTTCCCCATCCGTCAGCCATCACACTCAGCCGCACCACCCTCGACCGGGCTCTGGCTTCTCCAGCGGTCCCGAGCGACAAAGCTTGTCCCAACAGCCACAGACCGCGGACTCCTCACAGCGACAGGCGGCATCCTCATCAAAAAACAGTGTTGTCATCAAAGTGGGTATGGTCGGAGATGCTCAGATCGGCAAGACCAGTCTGATGGTCAAATACGTGGAGGGAAGCTGGGATGAAGATTACATCCAGACGCTGG GTGTCAATTTCATGGAGAAAACCATTTCCATCCGCAATACTGAAATCACATTCTCAATCTGGGACCTGGGTGGCCAGCGCGAGTTTGTCAACATGTTGCCGCTCGTTTGTAATGATGCAGTAGCGATTCTGTTCATGTTTGATCTCACCCGCAAGAGCACCCTGAATTCGATCAAGGAATGGTATCGCCAAGGACGGGGCTTCAATAAGACTGCCATTCCGTTCCTGGTCGGTACCAAGTACGATCACTTTGTCAACTTTCCTCGTGAGGATCAAGAGGAGATCTCACTTCAA GCGAAACGATTTGCCAAGGCCATGAAGGCCAGCTTGATCTTCAGCAGCACCAGTCACAGCATCAACGTGCAAAAGGTTTTTTTGATCACCCATCTCGTCTCTTTGGGGGACTCGACTAATGTTCATCAGATCTTCAAAATTGTTCTCGCCAAAGCCTTTGACCTCAAATGCACCATTCCAGAAATTGAGAACATTGGCGAGCCTCTTTTGCTCTACAAGAATGCGTAA